The nucleotide sequence ATTCTTCCAGGGGGCCACTGAGAATTTCGGCCTTGAATTTGATTTGAAACCGTTCTCGCGCAATTTTTTGCACCAGTGCTCGAAACAAGCCTTCTTTATCTTGAAAGTGGTTATAGACCGTAGGCTTGGAAACGCCAGCAGTGGCCGCAACACGATCCATGCTCGTGCCCGCGTACCCATGCGCCAGAAATTCCTGCAACGCCCCGTTCAAAATTTGGGTCGCTTTATCCGTTTTAGTCAAAGCAAGGGTCATGGCCTAGCAACCACCTATGGGTGTGCGTTGATCTTAGTCGCTGTCCAACCATATCAGACAGGTTTGCTCTCTCAGTTTACGAACATGCACCTTCGTGTCGTCGAGCATCCGTCATATTCACATCACTCGACATTGGGCGATCGCGCTAGCAGTGAGTTTGCCAGAACGCTCTTGCAGTGACTGACTCTCCGCTTCAGCAGCCCCCATGCCGCCCTTGAAACGGAGAGTCAATCAATCCACTGTTTAAACTAACAGGCACACAAGATTGCCGTTAGCTACCTCTGCTAATTTGCCACATCAAGAATTGTTGAGTCGGTTGAATCGCGACGCCCTCGATACCGTCATGGGCAAAGACGTAGTCTTTATTTTGCCAAAGCGGAATGTAAGGCACGTCTGCTTGTAACAGCGCTTGAATGTCTTTGATGATGGCCTTACGAGCCTCCGGATCTTGCTCCGACTGTTGGGCACTTACCAATTCATTCGCCCGCTCACTGTAGTAAAACGAGCCGTTGCCCTGGCTCGCCCCTTCTTCGCAGAGGGTGGCTGCCGAGCCTTTTTCACAGCTCAAAAAGGGCTGCACAAAGGTATCGACGTCATAGTAGTCGGGATACCAATTCGCTAAGACAGAGGGATACACACCTTTGTCAACGTTGCCCCAAAGAGTGGCGCTTTCCGCAGTTTGCACGGTCACCGTGACCAACCCTGGCAAGCCCGTCTCAAAGGATTCTTTCAGCGTGTTGGCGACGACGCTGCGAGTGGTGGAAGCGGAGGGATACCAAATTTCGAAGTTGAACGGGTTCTCTTCTGAAAAGCCGGCTTCCCGCAAAAGTTGTTCGGCAAGCTCAAAATCACCATCGCCATAGGCTTCTTGCAGCACGGGTTCGTAAACATCAAAACTGGTGGGAATCAGGCTATAGAGCGGTTCGGCTTGCCCTTGAAACACGCGCTCATTCACCAGATTGCGATCGATCATGGCGGCGATCGCCTGTCGCACCCGCACATCATCCAGCGGCGCAATTTTCTGGTTCAGGCTCATGTAGTTGACCACGGTGGTGCCCGCTTCAATCACCTGCCAATTGCCTTCATCCGCCGTGCGCTCCAGATCGGCAATCTGTTCCGGATCGAGGGTTTGGTAAGCGACATCAATGCCGCCAGTCTTAAAGGTGTTGTAGAGGTTCGCCGGACTACTGAAAATCTGAATGTCGATACCGCCGTTGGCGGGCTTTTCACCCCAATAGTCTTCGTTTACATCCAGCTTGATGGAGTCGCTATTAAAAGCCGCCAGTTTGTACGGACCCGTGCCGATAAAGCTGTCGGGAATAAAGCTGCCCTCCGCGATTTCATAGGACTCCGAGGGCACAGGAGTCACTCCCCAGAAGGTGAGCAGGGCAGTAAAAGCCGCGAAGGGGGAGTTGAGGGTGATGGTGATTTCATAGTCGCCAGTGGCTTCGACTGACGCAATGCGATCGGCTAACAGAAAGGCGGGTCGTCCCCCGTTTTGCATGAAACGCTCTAGCGAAAAGACCATGGCCTCAGCGTCGAACGGGGTGCCATCGTGGAAGACCACATCTTCCCGCAGGGGAATGACGTAGGTCAGACCGTCTTCGCTGATGGTGGGCATTTCGGCTGCTAGCTGGGGAATGAGTTCCGTGCTGCCGGGTTCGTAAGCGTAGAGCTGATCCCCCAGGTTGTGCAGCAAAATGCCGGGGAAAATCTCGTAGGAATCAGCGGGGTCCAGGGTGCGCACCGTCAGCGTGGTGCCAATGGAGATGCGATCGCTCCCCGCTCCGTCAGCCGACTCAGCCGGGGTCTCGGTCTCAGTCGTGGGACTGCTAGTGCAAGCCACCACAAAGGCAAAACAGACGCTCAGCAACAGGCTAAATCGGCCCAGCGATCGCCACTGTCGCCGCGACCAAGCGCGACCCAGTTGTCGCCAACGAGACTGAATCAAAGACACCATAGGTCAAACCCCAACCGCTAGAGAATCCAAATGAGCTTTATTAACCCTTGTCTTGCAACCCCTGTCAATCAGACCTCATACCGCCGACGGTTCGGCGGATGTGCCGTCATCATCTGGGGTAAAAAAGCGCTGGGTAATCGCCGCCGTGAAAAAGTGAATTAACAAACCAAATGGGCCAGCAAACAGGCAAAAAGCCAGGGAATGACGGGTGAAAATACCGTTTTCTTGCCCTTGCAGGTAAATCCACCGTCCCACAAACAAATCCATCACCAAAAAATGCACCCACCCCAGGGCCATCACATGACTGTTGGCAAACATGCCCGCCAGACCAGTAAGTTCCAATTGGGGATCGGAAAACGCTTCGAGAATGCCACCGTCGAGCGTGACGAACAGATAGACGTAAAGACTCGCCAATGCCGCAAACGGAATGTAGGACTGCATCAGGCGGCGCGTTACCGACCAGTTAGGCAGCAACACCATCAGCGCCCAAAATGGCAACACAAACAGATTGGCTACTTGAAAAATATTTTCGAGGTCAGTCGCAGAGGGAATCAGCATAGCGATCGCGCATCAATTACGTCTCCCACTGTAGAAAACTTCTCTGGCGATGGGGAGAAATCGTCTCACCTTGGGGTCTTGGGCACCCGCGCTGCAGCCCCCCTGCTCCCCAGCCCCTCTGGCCTGCAACTACTCTTCTCGCTGATAGCCCAGCTCTGCCAGGCGCGATCGCGACTGTCGCCACTTGGGTTGCACCTTGACGAAAATTTCCAGGTACACCTTGCCCATGATGACTTTCTGCATCTGCTCACGGGCTCCGGAGCCGATCGCTTTCATCATGCTGCCTTTTTTGCCGATGAGAATGCCCTTTTGCGAATCCCGCTCAACGTGGACGGTGGCGAGAATGCGCGTGATTTTTTCGTCTTCCTCAACGCGATCGATGGCAACTGCGACGGAGTGGGGCACCTCTTCGCGGGTGTGATACAACACCTGTTCGCGAATCAGCTCACCCATAATGAACCGTTCCGGCTGGTCGGTGACTAAATCAGGAGGATAGTAGTAGGGGCCAGGCTCCAACGCTTGAATGAGTCGGGTCTGTAAGTCAGAGACCTGATCTCCAGTAACGGCAGAAAATTCCAGCAGCGGCCAGCCATGTTCATCGGCGATCGCTTGATAGCTGCTCACAATCGCCTCGGCATCATCGGTGGAGCGCAGGTCAATTTTGTTCATCCCCAAGTAAACGGGGGTCTCCTGCTGGGTGAGCAGTTCGGCAATGAAGCGATCGCCCCGCCCCGCTGGCACCGAACCATCCACCACAAAGAGGACCAGATCGACGGAAGCGATCGCCATCCGCGCATTATGCACCAGCACTTTGCCGAGTTCGTGGTGGGGTTTATGAATCCCCGGCGTGTCGACAAAGATGATTTGGGCCTGCTCCGTCGTCAAGATGCCCCGCAGGCGATTGCGGGTCGTTTGGGCCACGGGCGACGTAATCGCCACCTTTTGACCGATCAAATAGTTCATCAAGGTCGATTTGCCCACATTGGGGCGACCGACGATGCCCACAAAGCCAGAGCGAAAATCCGCCGGAGCGGCAGGAATCGCCGAAAAAGCCAGACTATCCACCATGGGCTTAGCTCCCCATCAGGTGAACGACGACTTCGCGATGATGGCCGCGATCGCGATGCTCCCACAAATAAATCCCTTGCCAGGTGCCCAGGGCCAAACGACCATTCACGATGGGAATCGTCTCCGACGTGCTGGTCAACACCGACCGAATGTGAGCGGGCATGTCATCCGGCCCCTCGGCGCTGTGAACATAGTGGTAGCCATCGGGTACAAGCTTGGCGAGAAAATTTTCCAGATCGACCAGCACATCCGGATCGGCATTTTCTTGAATGATGAGGCTGGCCGAGGTGTGGCGAATGAAGACCGTACAAAGACCGTACTGAATGCCTGACTCGCTAACGACGCCCTGCACTTGCTGAGTAAAGCGCTGTAACGATTTTCCCCGAGTCGAAAGATCGAGTACCTTTTGATAGTGGTGCGTGATCGCAGTGGCAGGCATATCGCTTGATAAATGTGAACAGCAGCAATGAGACATTCATGTTAACTGACAAGATGGAGCGATCGCGCGAGTCAGATCCCTAAAGCGATCGTCGCCGCCCAGCGGCAGTGGCTGGCTAGCAGCACCGTGCCTTTCCTCATCAGTTGATGAAAAACTTAATCTTGCTTGGGCAGACTAGAAATTATCGCCCCAGGCTGCCTTAACCAATGGCGAAAATCTTCTAATCAGCGGCAATATCCCTGTGCCTCAATCTCTATCAGTTCCTGATTTATCGTTGTTTCACGCTTCGACGCAAATGCCGCAACCCGCATCGGTGCGGCGGTTGGCTCACGGCGTGCAGGCTTGGAATGCGTGGCGATCGCACACGGCTCAGACAGCGATCGCCGACGCCACGCCAGAGCGGATCAATCTACGCGAAGCCTCCCTGAAAAAAGCCCAACTGCAAAACATTAACTTTTCCACAGTTGACTGCTGCATGGCGGATTTGCGTCAGGCGGATTTAAGTCACGCCGATCTGCGCGAAACGCTCTTTTACACTGCCAATCTGAGCTATGCCAATCTCAGCTATGCCAACCTCAGCGGCGCTGATCTGCGCGAAGCCTCGCTACACGATGCCACGCTCCGGGCCGCCACGCTCAATTCGGCCAACCTGACCCATGCCGACCTGACCCGCAGCATATTGCGCGAAGCTCAATTGCGGCACGCCGACTTGCGCCACGCTTCCCTCAACCAAGCCGATGCCTGTATGGTGCAATTTTCAGAGGCGGATCTGTCCTGGGCTGACCTCAGCAGCGCCGCCCTTTACACCGCCGATCTCAGTCGCTGTAACTTATCCAGCGCCACCCTTAATCAGGCTGACTTGCGCGAGGCGAACTTTGCCATGGCCACGTTACAAGACGCCCTCATGCACGAAGTTGATCTAAGTGCAGCCATTTGCAGCGCTGCCAACATGATTGGGGTCGCTCTGCACGGGGCCAATCTCACCATCGCCAACCTCAGCCTGACCAATCTCTGTATGGCGAATCTCAGTCGGGCTTGCTTAGAGGGCACGACTCTGATCGGGGCCAATCTGATTGGGGCCAATTTGCACCAGGCCAAGCTGACCCGAGCCAATTGCGAAAATGCCGATTTGCGTGAAGCCATCATGCGCAAGGCCGATCTACAGGGAGCCAACTTTCGGTTTGCGGACTTGAAGATGGCGAACTTATCGGAGACTAACTTGCAGGGGGCCAACCTGACCGGCGCTGACTTATCCCAAGCGAATGTCTGGAAAGCCAATCTGAAAGACGCTTGTTTAATTGATGCAGTGATGCCTGATGGCAATCTGTATGC is from Leptolyngbya iicbica LK and encodes:
- a CDS encoding pentapeptide repeat-containing protein, giving the protein MPQSLSVPDLSLFHASTQMPQPASVRRLAHGVQAWNAWRSHTAQTAIADATPERINLREASLKKAQLQNINFSTVDCCMADLRQADLSHADLRETLFYTANLSYANLSYANLSGADLREASLHDATLRAATLNSANLTHADLTRSILREAQLRHADLRHASLNQADACMVQFSEADLSWADLSSAALYTADLSRCNLSSATLNQADLREANFAMATLQDALMHEVDLSAAICSAANMIGVALHGANLTIANLSLTNLCMANLSRACLEGTTLIGANLIGANLHQAKLTRANCENADLREAIMRKADLQGANFRFADLKMANLSETNLQGANLTGADLSQANVWKANLKDACLIDAVMPDGNLYAP
- the era gene encoding GTPase Era; the encoded protein is MVDSLAFSAIPAAPADFRSGFVGIVGRPNVGKSTLMNYLIGQKVAITSPVAQTTRNRLRGILTTEQAQIIFVDTPGIHKPHHELGKVLVHNARMAIASVDLVLFVVDGSVPAGRGDRFIAELLTQQETPVYLGMNKIDLRSTDDAEAIVSSYQAIADEHGWPLLEFSAVTGDQVSDLQTRLIQALEPGPYYYPPDLVTDQPERFIMGELIREQVLYHTREEVPHSVAVAIDRVEEDEKITRILATVHVERDSQKGILIGKKGSMMKAIGSGAREQMQKVIMGKVYLEIFVKVQPKWRQSRSRLAELGYQREE
- a CDS encoding secondary thiamine-phosphate synthase enzyme YjbQ, with the protein product MPATAITHHYQKVLDLSTRGKSLQRFTQQVQGVVSESGIQYGLCTVFIRHTSASLIIQENADPDVLVDLENFLAKLVPDGYHYVHSAEGPDDMPAHIRSVLTSTSETIPIVNGRLALGTWQGIYLWEHRDRGHHREVVVHLMGS
- a CDS encoding ABC transporter substrate-binding protein; translation: MVSLIQSRWRQLGRAWSRRQWRSLGRFSLLLSVCFAFVVACTSSPTTETETPAESADGAGSDRISIGTTLTVRTLDPADSYEIFPGILLHNLGDQLYAYEPGSTELIPQLAAEMPTISEDGLTYVIPLREDVVFHDGTPFDAEAMVFSLERFMQNGGRPAFLLADRIASVEATGDYEITITLNSPFAAFTALLTFWGVTPVPSESYEIAEGSFIPDSFIGTGPYKLAAFNSDSIKLDVNEDYWGEKPANGGIDIQIFSSPANLYNTFKTGGIDVAYQTLDPEQIADLERTADEGNWQVIEAGTTVVNYMSLNQKIAPLDDVRVRQAIAAMIDRNLVNERVFQGQAEPLYSLIPTSFDVYEPVLQEAYGDGDFELAEQLLREAGFSEENPFNFEIWYPSASTTRSVVANTLKESFETGLPGLVTVTVQTAESATLWGNVDKGVYPSVLANWYPDYYDVDTFVQPFLSCEKGSAATLCEEGASQGNGSFYYSERANELVSAQQSEQDPEARKAIIKDIQALLQADVPYIPLWQNKDYVFAHDGIEGVAIQPTQQFLMWQISRGS
- a CDS encoding ABA4-like family protein, whose product is MLIPSATDLENIFQVANLFVLPFWALMVLLPNWSVTRRLMQSYIPFAALASLYVYLFVTLDGGILEAFSDPQLELTGLAGMFANSHVMALGWVHFLVMDLFVGRWIYLQGQENGIFTRHSLAFCLFAGPFGLLIHFFTAAITQRFFTPDDDGTSAEPSAV